TCGACGATTTCACCGTACTGAAATAGACGCAGGCCCTTGAAAACTCGTGAAAGCTTAAGTCTTCCAGGGCTTCCACAAAAAACCTACCCCTGAAAGGGGGCCGGGGGTGAGGTTGCTACGGCGCCCCGCGCCCGTTCTTACACCTCGGAGTTCGCCTTCACGAACGCGATCATCTCGTCCACCTGGGCGAAGGCCAGCCCGGTGACCGTGTCCGCCGCGCCGTAATAGATCGCCAGCCGCCCGGTTGCCGCGTCGGTGAGCGCCGCGCACGGGAACACGACGTTAGGCACGTCGCCCACGCACTCGTACAGCTTCTGCGGCGACATCAAATAGGGCGCGGTGCGGTACAGCACCTTCCACGGCTGGTCGATATCCAGCAGGGCCGCGCCCATGCTGTACACGAAGCCGTTGCACGACGTCAGCACGCCGTGATAGATCAGCAGCCAGCCCTCGGTCGTCTCGATCGGCGTGGGGCCGGGGCCGATCTTGGTGCTCTGCCACGTCCAGGGCTTGGGGGCCATCACGAAGCGGTGTCTGCCCCAGTGCTCCATATCCAGGCTCTCGCTGTAGAACATGTCCCCGAACGGCGTATGGCCCGTGTCGCTGGGACGGCTCAGCATGGCGTATTTCCCGTTAATCTTGCGCGGGAACAGCACGCCGTTGCGGTTATAGGGCAAAAAGGCATTTTCGATCTGCGTGAAGGTCTTGAAATCGTACGTATAACCCACGCCGATAGTTGGCCCGTGGTAGCCATTGCACCATGTCACGTAATAACGATCTTCCAGCCAGCACACGCGCGGATCGTAGCGGTAGGCGAACGCGCCGATCTCCGGATCATCGCAGACGAACTCGATCGGGTCCGGCTCGATGTTCCACGTCAGGCCGTCCGCGCTGCGGCCACTGTGGATGTTCATGATACGGCGCGTATCGTCCGCGCGGAACACGCCCGCGAAGCCGCCTTCGAACGGCACGACCGCGCTGTTGAAGATGCTGTTGGAACGCGGCAGCAGGTCGCGCGGGATGACCGGGTTGCCGCTGTAGCGCCAGATCACTGCGTCCGATCCGGCGGGGCGGTCCTCCCACGGGATGTTCGGCAGCGGCGCGCCAAGAATGGTGCTGGAAGAGAGTGCGCTCGTCATGAGTTGCTCCTGGTGAATGAGGCGAGAAGCCCCTGGGCATGCCGCGCGCCGGGGCGGAAAATCAACTCATGCCCACGGCCATCGACTTCAGCGTTTCCTCGCGGATCGCCTCGATGATCGTGTGCTTGATGTCGATAAACTCGGTCGTAGTCATCACCTCATAGGTACGTGGGTGCGGCAGCGTGACCCTGACCTCGCGCTTGATTTTACCCGGTCGCGCAGTCATGACCACCACCCGGTCGGACATGAAGATCGCCTCGTCCACGTCGTGCGTGATGAACAGCACCGTGATGCGGTGCTCTTCCCACACCCGCAGCAGCAGCTCCTGCATCATGCCGCGCGTCTGCGCGTCCAGCGCGCCGAACGGCTCGTCCATCAGCAGCACCTTCGGGCTGTAGACCAGCGCCCGCGCCAGCGCGACGCGCTGCCGCATCCCGCCCGAAAGCTGGTTCGGGTAGGAATCCTCGAACCCCTTCAGCCCGACCGTGCCCATGTAGTGCTCGACGAGCGACTGCCGCTCGGTTTTAGGCAGCTTGCTCTTGCGCAGCGCGAAATCGACGTTTTTGCGCACCGTCAGCCACGGGAACAGGGTATACGTCTGGAACACCACGCCCCGGTCGCGGCCCGGCCCATCAATCGATTTGCCGTCCACCAGGATGTCGCCCGCCTGCGGCTCGATCAGCCCGGCGATGATGTTGAGCAGCGTCGATTTGCCGCAGCCGGACGTGCCCACGATGGAAACGAATTCGTTGTCGGCCAAGGCGATGCTGACGTCGTCCAGCACCAGCAGGCCCGACGTCGCGCTGCCGAAGCGGTGCGAGACGTTCTGAACGGTGACTTTGGGCTGGCTCACGGCTAGCGCTCCTTCGTCCACTTAAACAGGGATGCGCCGCTGATCTTGAAGAAGTAGTCCGTGACGATGCCCAACAACCCGATGAACAGGATGCCGAAGATGATCTGCTCCGTCGCCAGATAGCGCTGCGCCTCCATGATGCGGCGGCCCAGGCC
This sequence is a window from Aggregatilinea lenta. Protein-coding genes within it:
- a CDS encoding glycoside hydrolase family 130 protein; amino-acid sequence: MTSALSSSTILGAPLPNIPWEDRPAGSDAVIWRYSGNPVIPRDLLPRSNSIFNSAVVPFEGGFAGVFRADDTRRIMNIHSGRSADGLTWNIEPDPIEFVCDDPEIGAFAYRYDPRVCWLEDRYYVTWCNGYHGPTIGVGYTYDFKTFTQIENAFLPYNRNGVLFPRKINGKYAMLSRPSDTGHTPFGDMFYSESLDMEHWGRHRFVMAPKPWTWQSTKIGPGPTPIETTEGWLLIYHGVLTSCNGFVYSMGAALLDIDQPWKVLYRTAPYLMSPQKLYECVGDVPNVVFPCAALTDAATGRLAIYYGAADTVTGLAFAQVDEMIAFVKANSEV
- a CDS encoding ABC transporter ATP-binding protein; translated protein: MSQPKVTVQNVSHRFGSATSGLLVLDDVSIALADNEFVSIVGTSGCGKSTLLNIIAGLIEPQAGDILVDGKSIDGPGRDRGVVFQTYTLFPWLTVRKNVDFALRKSKLPKTERQSLVEHYMGTVGLKGFEDSYPNQLSGGMRQRVALARALVYSPKVLLMDEPFGALDAQTRGMMQELLLRVWEEHRITVLFITHDVDEAIFMSDRVVVMTARPGKIKREVRVTLPHPRTYEVMTTTEFIDIKHTIIEAIREETLKSMAVGMS